From Myxococcus guangdongensis, the proteins below share one genomic window:
- a CDS encoding AAA family ATPase, translating into MPITRLQIAGYRSVRRLSMELGPMNVIVGANGSGKTNLYRALYLLSVAAEGRLARTLAEEGGTPSVLWAGPRMAKKPVRLSVQVELGELAYELTCGIVPPVPRVPDPFRLDPEVKTEHLWALSGGRKVVLMERKDRTAFMRDADGKRVVFPTGLWSAESVLDQLGEPHRFPRLSEVQRTFASWRFYHHFRTDPDAPMRHPRVGVRTPVLAHDGADLAAALMTILDIGDDRALDQGVDDAFPGARLDVRSEEGRFSLFLHMPGLNRPMAAAELSDGTLRYLCLLAALLSPRPPAFLALNEPETSLHPDLLEPLGRLLAKASKTSQVWVTTHAELLARTVASATRCEPVYLVKKDGATQVEGRTEEDDDDASDDDV; encoded by the coding sequence ATGCCCATCACACGTTTGCAGATCGCGGGTTACCGCTCGGTGCGTCGGCTCTCGATGGAGTTGGGGCCGATGAATGTCATCGTCGGCGCCAACGGAAGCGGCAAGACGAACCTGTACCGCGCGCTGTATCTGTTGTCGGTGGCCGCGGAGGGGAGGCTGGCGCGGACGCTCGCGGAGGAGGGCGGGACGCCGAGCGTGTTGTGGGCCGGGCCCCGCATGGCGAAGAAGCCCGTGCGCTTGTCGGTGCAGGTGGAGTTGGGTGAACTCGCGTACGAGCTGACCTGCGGAATCGTTCCCCCTGTCCCGAGGGTGCCGGACCCTTTTCGTCTGGACCCCGAGGTGAAGACGGAGCACCTGTGGGCCCTCTCCGGAGGGCGCAAGGTGGTGTTGATGGAGCGCAAGGACCGCACGGCCTTCATGCGGGACGCGGATGGGAAGCGGGTGGTGTTTCCCACGGGCCTCTGGAGCGCGGAGTCGGTGCTGGACCAACTGGGCGAGCCGCACCGCTTCCCTCGGTTGTCGGAGGTTCAGCGCACCTTCGCCTCGTGGCGCTTCTACCATCACTTCCGCACGGACCCTGACGCCCCCATGCGTCATCCCCGAGTGGGTGTGAGGACGCCGGTGCTGGCGCATGACGGCGCGGACCTCGCGGCGGCGCTGATGACCATCCTCGACATCGGGGATGACCGCGCACTGGACCAGGGCGTCGACGATGCGTTCCCTGGCGCGAGGCTCGATGTCCGCTCGGAGGAAGGCCGCTTCAGCCTGTTCCTGCACATGCCCGGGCTGAATCGTCCCATGGCCGCGGCCGAGCTGTCCGACGGCACGCTGCGCTACCTCTGCCTGCTGGCCGCACTGCTCAGTCCGCGTCCTCCCGCGTTCCTCGCGCTCAACGAGCCGGAGACGAGCCTGCACCCGGACCTGCTGGAGCCGCTGGGACGACTGCTCGCGAAGGCGTCGAAGACGTCGCAAGTCTGGGTGACGACGCACGCGGAGTTGCTCGCGCGCACGGTGGCGAGCGCCACGCGCTGCGAGCCCGTGTACCTGGTGAAGAAGGACGGAGCCACGCAGGTGGAGGGGCGCACGGAGGAGGACGATGACGACGCCTCCGACGATGACGTGTGA
- the truB gene encoding tRNA pseudouridine(55) synthase TruB codes for MTPGLYRVHKPVGPTSFSVVQSFLEETRAVPGKRVPVCHGGTLDPFAQGLLLILVGQSTRLFELLHVVPKTYEADVIWGTEMDTGDLHGRPVLQGDTSPLTPGMLDAALAPFLGWREQVPPATSAKKVGGEPAYRKAHRGEVVELPPSRVYLHSANWLSHDLPRTSRLSMTCRGGYYVRSLARDLGRALGCGAHLSTLSRTRIGPWTDPEPGARVLATGRELLPWARVRPLTDHEVGDLRRERSIPLVGTSPPDWRLPTGFPDPEAPVRGFHQGRLAFLLRERDGALWSEAELRGGL; via the coding sequence ATGACGCCGGGGCTCTATCGCGTGCACAAACCGGTGGGCCCCACCAGCTTCTCGGTGGTGCAGTCGTTCCTCGAGGAGACGCGGGCCGTCCCCGGCAAGCGCGTGCCCGTGTGTCACGGCGGCACGCTGGACCCGTTCGCGCAAGGGCTGCTGCTCATCCTCGTGGGCCAGTCCACGCGCCTGTTCGAGCTGCTGCACGTCGTGCCCAAGACCTACGAAGCGGACGTCATCTGGGGCACGGAGATGGACACGGGAGACCTGCACGGCCGCCCCGTCCTCCAGGGGGACACCTCACCCCTGACGCCTGGGATGCTGGACGCCGCGCTCGCCCCGTTCCTCGGCTGGCGGGAGCAGGTCCCTCCCGCGACGAGCGCCAAGAAGGTCGGCGGAGAGCCCGCGTATCGCAAGGCGCACCGGGGCGAAGTGGTGGAGCTGCCACCCTCGCGCGTGTACCTCCACTCCGCGAACTGGCTGTCGCACGACCTGCCCCGCACCAGCCGCCTGTCGATGACATGCCGCGGCGGCTACTACGTGCGCTCCCTCGCGCGCGACCTCGGCCGGGCACTCGGTTGTGGCGCGCACCTGTCCACGTTGAGCCGCACACGAATCGGACCCTGGACCGACCCCGAGCCCGGAGCGCGAGTGCTGGCGACAGGCCGCGAGCTGCTCCCCTGGGCGCGCGTGCGTCCGCTCACGGACCACGAGGTCGGCGACTTGCGCCGCGAGCGCTCCATTCCCCTCGTCGGCACGAGCCCACCGGACTGGCGTCTCCCCACGGGCTTCCCGGACCCCGAGGCGCCCGTGCGGGGCTTCCACCAGGGCCGGCTCGCGTTCCTGCTCCGCGAGCGGGACGGCGCGCTGTGGAGCGAGGCGGAGCTGCGCGGCGGCCTGTGA